A window of Streptomyces sp. DG1A-41 contains these coding sequences:
- a CDS encoding trypsin-like peptidase domain-containing protein: MGAVFGSSGLGGSHFCTASVVDSARGDLILSAAHCMDSTSDVFVPAYHDGIAPYGVWHLERIVVDQQWSADSDPDHDVAFGIVAPADGRTIQSVVGGDELGIDQGTTNPVTVVGYPQTSQEPLTCTNRVSSFSSTQLEIGCTGFTGGTSGSPWVTGGIPGTVIGVIGGYERGGDTPDISYSVAFGPSVENLYQEAASDRTD, translated from the coding sequence GTGGGTGCGGTCTTCGGCAGCAGTGGCCTGGGCGGGTCGCACTTCTGCACGGCCAGCGTGGTCGACAGCGCCCGGGGCGACCTGATCCTGAGCGCCGCTCACTGCATGGACTCCACGTCAGATGTATTCGTTCCGGCCTATCACGACGGCATCGCCCCCTACGGGGTGTGGCACCTCGAGCGCATCGTCGTGGATCAGCAGTGGTCTGCCGACTCCGATCCGGACCACGACGTGGCGTTCGGCATAGTGGCGCCCGCGGACGGCCGCACCATCCAGTCCGTCGTCGGGGGCGACGAACTGGGCATTGATCAGGGCACGACCAACCCTGTCACCGTCGTCGGCTACCCGCAGACATCGCAAGAGCCGCTGACCTGTACCAACCGCGTCTCCTCCTTCAGCAGCACCCAGTTGGAGATCGGCTGCACCGGATTCACCGGCGGCACCAGCGGCAGCCCCTGGGTCACCGGAGGCATTCCTGGCACGGTCATCGGAGTCATCGGCGGCTACGAGAGGGGCGGGGACACTCCCGACATCTCCTACAGCGTGGCCTTCGGCCCAAGCGTTGAGAACCTCTATCAAGAGGCTGCGTCGGATCGGACTGACTGA
- a CDS encoding biosynthetic peptidoglycan transglycosylase translates to MTLSAFTAGTVAVLALGGLLRRGALPRWLRRLVTRACVVGLGVAVVLAAAGGVLLAVTPGVGDAQSRVSAQAAAHGVTATDLSTPPKVAAALVATEDARFWHNPGIDPAGAARALLVWLHGGGGGGGGATIEQQLAKMLYTNGQRTRPDQVEQVALAVKLAHDYPKGRILQMYLSTAYFGHGYYGLDAAAHGYFKTSPAHLDWPQAALLAGLVQAPSAYDPLHNPDLARQRRAEVLVRLEAVGDLTARQVRAFDDTPLGVA, encoded by the coding sequence GTGACCCTCTCCGCCTTCACGGCAGGCACCGTTGCCGTCCTCGCCCTCGGTGGCCTCCTCCGCCGGGGAGCGCTGCCGCGGTGGCTTCGCCGTCTCGTCACCCGTGCGTGCGTCGTCGGTCTCGGCGTGGCCGTGGTGCTCGCGGCGGCCGGGGGTGTGCTGCTGGCAGTCACTCCGGGGGTGGGCGACGCCCAGTCCCGGGTGAGTGCGCAGGCCGCCGCCCACGGGGTGACCGCCACGGATCTGTCCACGCCCCCCAAGGTCGCCGCGGCACTGGTGGCCACCGAGGACGCCCGTTTTTGGCACAACCCCGGCATCGACCCTGCCGGCGCCGCCCGCGCGCTGCTGGTCTGGCTGCACGGCGGCGGAGGCGGTGGCGGGGGCGCCACCATCGAGCAGCAACTTGCCAAGATGCTCTACACCAACGGGCAACGTACCCGTCCCGACCAGGTTGAACAGGTCGCTCTGGCGGTCAAGCTCGCGCATGACTACCCCAAGGGCCGGATCCTGCAGATGTACCTGTCCACCGCCTATTTCGGGCATGGATACTACGGTCTGGACGCGGCCGCACACGGGTACTTCAAGACGAGTCCCGCTCACCTGGACTGGCCCCAGGCCGCCCTCCTTGCCGGTCTCGTCCAGGCGCCCTCCGCCTACGATCCCCTCCACAACCCCGACCTGGCCAGGCAGCGCCGCGCCGAGGTGCTGGTTCGCCTCGAGGCTGTCGGCGACCTGACCGCACGTCAGGTCAGGGCCTTCGACGACACACCCCTGGGCGTCGCCTGA